A genomic window from Punica granatum isolate Tunisia-2019 chromosome 2, ASM765513v2, whole genome shotgun sequence includes:
- the LOC116197297 gene encoding probable flavin-containing monooxygenase 1, producing MASLEQPELRDIQISRVGIIGAGISGLAAAKQLSAHIPIVFEATNSIGGVWKHCSIASTRLQTPRCDFEFSDYPWPGRDNTSFPSHIELLEYLHGYATHFDVLRFVRFNSRVVNIRFIGGGDGIPGEFTPLLNGHPVWEVAVETLPSKTIQWYAFGLLVVCIGKYGDVPRMPVFPRNKGQDVFKGRVLHSMDYSQLDKEAAAELLRGKKVTVVGYKKSAIDIAVECAEANQGEGGQPCTMVIRTLHWTVPAYWIWGLPFFLFYSTRSSQFLHERPNQAFLKSLLCPLLSPLRRAISSFIESYLLWKLPLVKYGLKPDHPFEEDYASCQMAILPDNFFSEADKGKIQFKRASKWWFWSGGIEFDDQTKLEADVVILGTGFDGKKKLQSVLPEPFRSLVVDSSGIMPLYRGTIHPLIPNMAFVGYIESVSNLHTSELRSQWLAKLVDNRFKLPQIKDMLGQIKREVEVMKRTTRFYKRHCISTFSINHSDEICEEMGLKPWRKKNLFSELFSPYTSMDYQDA from the exons ATGGCTTCATTAGAGCAACCTGAGCTCCGTGATATCCAAATATCACGAGTCGGGATCATAGGAGCCGGGATCAGTGGCCTCGCTGCTGCCAAACAGCTCTCAGCCCACATCCCGATAGTCTTCGAGGCTACCAACTCGATCGGTGGTGTTTGGAAACACTGCTCCATCGCCTCCACGAGGCTGCAGACCCCTAGGTGTGATTTTGAGTTCTCAGACTACCCTTGGCCTGGGAGAGATAACACTAGCTTCCCTTCGCACATTGAATTACTCGAGTACTTGCATGGGTATGCCACCCATTTTGATGTGCTCAGGTTTGTGAGGTTCAACTCCCGGGTGGTGAACATTCGTTTCATTGGTGGCGGAGATGGGATCCCCGGTGAGTTCACTCCCCTGTTGAATGGCCATCCTGTATGGGAGGTTGCAGTTGAGACTCTCCCATCGAAAACCATTCAG TGGTATGCATTCGGGCTATTGGTGGTCTGCATCGGGAAGTATGGGGATGTCCCGAGAATGCCAGTCTTCCCAAGAAACAAGGGCCAAGATGTGTTTAAGGGTAGGGTCTTGCACTCAATGGATTACTCACAGCTGGATAAGGAAGCTGCTGCAGAGCTGCTCAGAGGGAAGAAGGTAACCGTTGTTGGCTACAAGAAATCTGCCATTGATATCGCGGTTGAATGTGCTGAGGCAAACCAAG GAGAAGGGGGGCAACCGTGCACGATGGTCATAAGGACTCTGCATTGGACAGTTCCAGCTTATTGGATATGGGGGCTACCCTTTTTCCTGTTTTATTCCACGAGGTCTTCTCAGTTCCTTCACGAAAGGCCCAATCAAGCCTTCCTCAAGTCCCTCCTTTGTCCTCTCTTGTCTCCATTG AGAAGAGCAATCTCCAGTTTCATCGAGTCCTACTTGCTGTGGAAGCTACCCCTGGTGAAGTACGGGCTAAAACCCGACCACCCGTTCGAGGAGGACTATGCGTCCTGTCAGATGGCTATCTTGCCGGATAACTTCTTCTCTGAGGCTGACAAGGGTAAGATTCAGTTCAAGAGGGCCTCCAAGTGGTGGTTCTGGTCGGGGGGGATCGAGTTTGATGACCAGACCAAACTGGAGGCCGATGTTGTGATCCTTGGCACTGGATTTGAtgggaagaagaagcttcagTCTGTACTCCCAGAGCCCTTCAGGAGCCTTGTGGTCGACTCTTCTGGCATCATGCCTCTTTACAG GGGAACTATTCACCCGCTGATACCGAACATGGCATTTGTGGGATACATAGAGAGCGTCTCTAACCTGCACACGTCTGAGCTGCGGAGCCAGTGGCTGGCAAAGCTGGTAGACAACCGGTTCAAGCTGCCGCAGATAAAGGATATGCTCGGGCAGATCAAGAGAGAGGTGGAGGTGATGAAGAGGACGACGAGGTTCTACAAGAGGCACTGCATCTCAACTTTCAGTATCAATCACAGCGACGAGATCTGCGAGGAGATGGGGTTGAAGccttggaggaagaagaacCTCTTCTCCGAGTTATTCAGCCCCTACACCAGCATGGACTATCAAGATGCATGA